In Microbacterium enclense, one genomic interval encodes:
- a CDS encoding fumarylacetoacetate hydrolase family protein produces MTDRTDPRFSALGGRPGKIVAVHLAYASRADQRGRRPATPSYFFKPSSSIAPSGAEIVRPAGTELLAFEGEIALIIGDPARWVTPDAAWSHVASVTAANDFGLYDLRANDKGSNVRSKGGDGYTPLGPALIDARQVDPAALRLRTWVDGELVQDDSTADLLFPLPQIVADLSQHFTLETGDVILTGTPAGSSVVTPGQVVDVQVDAGSLSTGRLRTTVVQGERAFDPAVGSLPAADDTQRTEAWGSAEAAAAGVAATRTGDVTATGRSTANQPVPAASPVLGADTPALTPDLRTKLESVPVAALSGQLRKRGLNDVTIDGVHALTPGSRFVGTARTLRFVPHREDLFAAHGGGYNAQKRAFDAVEEGEVIVIEARGETGSGTLGDILAIRAHARRAAAIVTDGGVRDAEAVAAVGIPVFTAGPHPAVLGRRHVPWETDVAVGCGGTTVEPGDILVGDGDGVIVIPPALAEEVVDAALAQEEEDAWIAGQVASGHPVDGLFPMNAEWRARFESERRS; encoded by the coding sequence ATGACCGACCGCACCGACCCCCGGTTCTCCGCCCTCGGCGGGCGACCCGGCAAGATCGTGGCCGTCCACCTGGCCTATGCCTCCCGCGCCGATCAGCGCGGCCGCCGCCCCGCCACGCCCTCATACTTCTTCAAGCCGTCGAGCTCGATCGCCCCTTCGGGCGCCGAGATCGTGCGGCCGGCCGGCACCGAGCTGCTCGCCTTCGAGGGCGAGATCGCGCTGATCATCGGCGACCCTGCGCGCTGGGTGACTCCGGATGCCGCCTGGTCGCATGTGGCATCCGTCACCGCCGCGAACGACTTCGGGCTCTACGACCTGCGCGCGAACGACAAGGGCTCCAACGTCCGCTCCAAGGGTGGAGACGGCTACACCCCGCTGGGGCCGGCGCTCATCGACGCCCGCCAGGTCGACCCCGCGGCCCTGCGCCTGCGCACGTGGGTCGATGGCGAGCTCGTCCAGGACGACTCCACCGCCGACCTGCTGTTCCCGCTCCCGCAGATCGTCGCCGACCTCTCGCAACACTTCACCCTCGAGACCGGCGACGTCATCCTCACCGGCACCCCCGCGGGCTCGTCGGTCGTCACGCCCGGACAGGTCGTCGACGTGCAGGTGGATGCCGGCTCCCTCTCCACCGGGCGACTGCGCACCACCGTGGTCCAGGGCGAGCGCGCCTTCGACCCCGCGGTCGGATCCCTCCCCGCGGCCGACGATACCCAGCGCACCGAGGCGTGGGGGTCGGCGGAGGCCGCGGCCGCCGGCGTTGCCGCCACGAGAACAGGTGACGTCACCGCAACAGGGCGATCCACCGCGAATCAGCCTGTCCCCGCGGCATCCCCTGTTCTCGGGGCCGACACCCCCGCGCTCACCCCCGACCTCCGCACGAAGCTCGAGAGTGTGCCGGTGGCGGCCCTGAGCGGCCAACTGCGCAAGCGCGGCCTCAACGACGTCACGATCGACGGCGTCCACGCGCTGACTCCCGGCAGCCGGTTCGTCGGGACAGCCCGCACCCTCCGTTTCGTCCCGCACCGCGAAGACCTCTTCGCCGCACACGGCGGCGGATACAACGCGCAGAAGCGCGCCTTCGACGCGGTGGAGGAGGGCGAGGTCATCGTCATCGAAGCCCGCGGCGAGACGGGGTCGGGCACGCTCGGCGACATCCTCGCGATCCGCGCCCACGCGCGCCGGGCCGCCGCGATCGTCACCGACGGCGGCGTCCGCGACGCCGAAGCCGTGGCCGCCGTCGGCATCCCCGTCTTCACCGCCGGCCCGCACCCCGCCGTCCTCGGCCGTCGCCACGTCCCGTGGGAGACCGACGTCGCCGTCGGCTGCGGCGGCACCACCGTCGAGCCCGGCGACATCCTCGTCGGCGACGGCGACGGCGTGATCGTCATCCCGCCCGCCCTGGCAGAAGAGGTGGTCGATGCCGCCCTCGCGCAAGAGGAGGAAGACGCATGGATCGCCGGCCAGGTGGCATCCGGTCACCCCGTCGACGGCCTGTTCCCGATGAACGCGGAGTGGCGCGCGCGGTTCGAGAGCGAGAGGCGGAGCTGA
- a CDS encoding GntR family transcriptional regulator, with amino-acid sequence MDAETPTTAPGQSKSQQAYHWIKNRIASQEFSPGYRLVLGSIAGDLEMSVVPVREAIRQLEAEGLVTFERNVGARVSMVDDTAYRFSMQALSLLEGAATALSARALTVDDVRRARQINELMVETLEHFDPRAFTALNQEFHAILFAKCANPRLLELVQAEWARLGHLRDSTFSFVPGRAAESVREHENILVLIETGAPLGEIEKVSRRHRSATLDAYMIHEHPDQVLGLPAF; translated from the coding sequence ATGGATGCCGAGACCCCCACCACCGCGCCGGGCCAGAGCAAGTCGCAGCAGGCGTACCACTGGATCAAGAACCGCATCGCGTCGCAGGAGTTCTCCCCGGGCTACCGATTGGTCCTGGGCTCGATCGCCGGCGACCTCGAGATGAGTGTCGTACCGGTGCGCGAGGCGATCCGCCAGCTCGAGGCCGAGGGACTCGTCACGTTCGAGCGCAATGTCGGCGCCCGGGTATCCATGGTCGACGACACCGCCTATCGCTTCAGCATGCAGGCACTGAGCCTGCTCGAAGGGGCCGCGACCGCCCTGTCGGCTCGCGCGCTCACCGTCGACGACGTGCGACGCGCGCGCCAGATCAACGAGCTGATGGTCGAGACCCTCGAGCACTTCGATCCGCGTGCCTTCACGGCGCTGAACCAGGAGTTCCACGCCATCCTGTTCGCCAAGTGCGCCAACCCGCGCCTGCTCGAGCTCGTGCAGGCCGAGTGGGCCCGCCTCGGACACCTGCGCGACTCGACGTTCAGCTTCGTCCCCGGCCGCGCCGCCGAGTCGGTCCGCGAGCACGAGAACATCCTCGTGCTCATCGAGACGGGTGCCCCGCTCGGCGAGATCGAGAAGGTCTCGAGACGCCACCGCTCGGCCACCCTCGACGCCTACATGATCCACGAGCACCCCGACCAGGTGCTCGGCCTCCCCGCTTTTTGA
- the hpaE gene encoding 5-carboxymethyl-2-hydroxymuconate semialdehyde dehydrogenase produces MTTPLTTARRVPADLPEHIQHYIGGRFVDSLDGDTFDVLDPVTNQTYLQAAAGKKADIDLAVAAARKAFTDGPWPRMLPRERSRVLHRIADLVESRDERLAELESFDSGLPITQALGQARRAAENFRFFADLIVAQTDDAFKVPGRQLNYVNRKPIGVAGLITPWNTPFMLESWKLGPALATGNTVVLKPAEFTPLSASLWAGIFEEAGLPEGVFNLVNGLGEDAGDALVKHPDVPLISFTGESSTGQLIFGNAAPFLKGLSMELGGKSPAIVFADADLDAAIDATIFGVFSLNGERCTAGSRILVQRDVYDDFVERYAAQAERVKVGFPDDPATEVGALVHPEHYAKVMSYVELGKTEGRLVAGGGRPDEFPEGNFVRPTVFADVAPDARIFQEEIFGPVVAITPFDTDDEALALANNTKYGLAAYVWTNDLKRAHLFAQNVEAGMVWLNSNNVRDLRTPFGGVKASGLGHEGGYRSIDFYTDQQAVHITLGPAHNPTFGKAPTH; encoded by the coding sequence ATGACCACCCCGCTCACCACCGCCCGCCGCGTTCCGGCCGATCTGCCGGAGCACATCCAGCACTACATCGGCGGGCGCTTCGTCGACTCGCTCGACGGCGACACGTTCGACGTGCTCGACCCGGTGACCAACCAGACCTACCTGCAGGCAGCCGCGGGCAAGAAGGCTGACATCGACCTCGCCGTCGCCGCCGCGCGGAAGGCCTTCACCGACGGTCCGTGGCCGCGCATGCTCCCCCGCGAGCGCTCGCGTGTCTTGCATCGCATCGCCGATCTCGTCGAATCACGCGACGAGCGCCTCGCCGAGCTGGAGTCGTTCGACTCGGGACTCCCGATCACGCAGGCACTCGGCCAGGCGCGCCGCGCGGCCGAGAACTTCCGCTTCTTCGCCGACCTGATCGTGGCCCAGACCGACGATGCGTTCAAGGTGCCCGGTCGGCAGCTCAACTACGTCAATCGCAAGCCCATCGGGGTCGCCGGCCTCATCACACCGTGGAACACCCCGTTCATGCTCGAGTCGTGGAAGCTCGGCCCCGCTCTCGCCACCGGCAACACCGTGGTGCTCAAGCCCGCGGAGTTCACCCCGCTGTCGGCATCGCTCTGGGCCGGGATCTTCGAGGAGGCGGGCCTGCCCGAGGGCGTGTTCAACCTCGTCAACGGCCTCGGCGAAGACGCCGGAGATGCGCTGGTGAAGCATCCGGACGTCCCGCTCATCTCGTTCACCGGCGAGAGCAGCACGGGCCAGCTCATCTTCGGCAACGCGGCCCCCTTCCTGAAGGGGCTGTCGATGGAGCTCGGCGGCAAGAGCCCCGCGATCGTCTTCGCCGATGCGGACCTGGATGCCGCGATCGACGCGACGATCTTCGGTGTGTTCTCGCTCAACGGCGAGCGCTGCACCGCGGGGAGCCGCATCCTCGTCCAGCGCGACGTCTACGACGACTTCGTCGAGCGCTACGCGGCGCAGGCCGAGCGGGTGAAGGTCGGCTTCCCCGACGATCCGGCCACCGAGGTCGGTGCACTCGTGCACCCCGAGCACTACGCGAAGGTGATGTCGTACGTCGAACTCGGCAAGACCGAGGGGCGCCTGGTCGCCGGCGGTGGTCGCCCCGACGAGTTCCCGGAAGGGAACTTCGTGCGGCCCACGGTGTTCGCCGATGTCGCCCCCGACGCGCGGATCTTCCAGGAGGAGATCTTCGGCCCGGTCGTCGCGATCACGCCGTTCGACACCGACGACGAGGCACTGGCGCTGGCGAACAACACGAAGTACGGCCTCGCCGCCTACGTCTGGACGAACGATCTGAAGCGCGCCCATCTTTTCGCGCAGAACGTCGAGGCCGGGATGGTGTGGTTGAACTCGAACAACGTCCGGGACCTCCGCACCCCCTTCGGTGGGGTGAAGGCCTCCGGCCTGGGTCATGAGGGCGGGTACCGCTCGATCGACTTCTACACCGACCAGCAGGCCGTGCACATCACGCTCGGCCCCGCCCACAACCCCACGTTCGGCAAGGCGCCGACGCACTGA
- the hpaD gene encoding 3,4-dihydroxyphenylacetate 2,3-dioxygenase, with translation MTKHTEEEKTSSGFWVTQEAPIVSDDPVPTPIAPAPDILRCAYMELVVTDLAASRVFYVDVLGLHVTEEDDEAIYLRSTEEFIHHNLVLRKGPVAAVAAFSYRVRSSDDLDRAVAFYEELGCDVRREPTGFTKGIGDSVRVVDPLGFPYEFFFDTEHQERLSWRYDLHSPGELVRLDHFNQITPDVPRAVNFMQALGFRVTEDIQDEEGTVYAAWMRRKPTVHDTAMTGGDGPRMHHVCFATHEKHNILAICDKLGALRRSDAIERGPGRHGVSNAFYLYLRDPDGHRVEVYTQDYYTGDPDNPVITWDVHDNQRRDWWGNPVVPSWYTDGSLVLDLDGNPQPVRARTDSSEMAVTIGADGFSYTRAPEERDGEFKLGNQL, from the coding sequence ATGACGAAGCACACCGAAGAAGAGAAGACCTCCTCGGGATTCTGGGTGACGCAGGAGGCACCCATCGTCTCCGACGACCCCGTCCCCACCCCGATCGCCCCCGCGCCCGACATCCTGCGCTGCGCCTACATGGAGCTCGTAGTGACCGACCTCGCGGCATCCCGCGTCTTCTACGTCGACGTGCTCGGCCTGCACGTGACCGAGGAAGACGACGAGGCCATCTACCTGCGCTCCACCGAGGAGTTCATCCACCACAACCTCGTGCTGCGAAAGGGTCCCGTGGCCGCGGTGGCGGCCTTCTCGTACCGGGTTCGCTCCTCCGACGACCTCGACCGAGCCGTCGCCTTCTACGAGGAGCTCGGCTGCGACGTGCGCCGCGAGCCGACCGGCTTCACCAAGGGGATCGGCGACTCGGTGCGGGTGGTCGACCCGCTCGGCTTCCCGTACGAGTTCTTCTTCGACACCGAGCACCAGGAGCGCCTGTCGTGGCGCTACGACCTGCACTCCCCCGGCGAGCTCGTGCGGCTCGATCACTTCAACCAGATAACGCCCGACGTGCCCCGCGCGGTGAACTTCATGCAGGCGCTGGGCTTCCGCGTGACCGAAGACATCCAAGACGAGGAGGGCACCGTCTACGCCGCGTGGATGCGCCGCAAGCCCACCGTGCACGACACCGCGATGACCGGCGGCGACGGCCCGCGCATGCACCACGTCTGCTTCGCCACGCACGAGAAGCACAACATCCTCGCCATCTGCGACAAGCTCGGCGCCCTCCGCCGATCGGATGCCATCGAGCGCGGCCCCGGTCGCCACGGCGTCTCGAACGCGTTCTACCTCTACCTGCGCGACCCCGACGGCCACCGCGTCGAGGTCTACACGCAGGACTACTACACCGGTGACCCCGACAACCCCGTCATCACGTGGGACGTCCACGACAACCAGCGGCGCGACTGGTGGGGCAACCCCGTCGTCCCGTCCTGGTACACCGACGGGTCGCTCGTGCTCGACCTCGACGGCAACCCGCAGCCGGTGCGCGCCCGCACCGATTCGAGCGAGATGGCCGTGACGATCGGCGCCGACGGCTTCAGCTACACCCGCGCCCCCGAAGAGCGCGACGGTGAGTTCAAGCTCGGCAACCAGCTCTGA
- a CDS encoding fumarylacetoacetate hydrolase family protein — protein MLTDAQLDAIATELAEADRTHSVIPRITARFPDATVEDSYRIQGRWRDTQLAAGRTLVGRKIGLTSKAMQQATGITEPDYGVMFDDTVYRSGAEIPVDHFSNVRIEVELAFVLKAPLEGPDCTLDDALAAIDYAVPALEVLNSHIELERRTIVDTISDNAAYGAMVLGDVHKRPDEIDLRWVPGVLSRNGEIEETGVAAGVLGHPATGVAWLANKFHQHGARLEAGEIILAGSFTRPMWVSRGDDVFCDYGPMGTISCRFV, from the coding sequence ATGCTCACCGACGCACAGCTCGACGCCATCGCGACCGAACTCGCCGAGGCCGACCGCACCCACTCGGTGATCCCGCGCATCACCGCGAGATTTCCGGATGCCACGGTCGAAGACTCGTATCGGATCCAGGGCCGCTGGCGCGACACGCAGCTCGCCGCGGGTCGCACGCTCGTGGGGCGCAAGATCGGCCTGACGTCGAAGGCGATGCAGCAGGCGACGGGGATCACCGAGCCCGACTACGGCGTGATGTTCGACGACACGGTGTACCGCTCGGGTGCAGAGATCCCGGTGGATCACTTCTCGAACGTGCGCATCGAGGTCGAGCTCGCCTTCGTGCTCAAGGCGCCGCTCGAGGGCCCCGACTGCACGCTCGACGACGCCCTCGCCGCGATCGACTACGCCGTCCCCGCGCTCGAGGTGCTCAACTCGCACATCGAGCTCGAGCGCCGCACGATCGTCGACACGATCAGCGACAACGCCGCGTACGGCGCGATGGTGCTCGGCGACGTGCACAAGCGCCCCGACGAGATCGACCTGCGCTGGGTGCCCGGCGTGCTGAGCCGCAACGGCGAGATCGAGGAGACGGGGGTGGCAGCCGGCGTCCTCGGGCACCCCGCCACCGGGGTCGCGTGGCTGGCGAACAAGTTCCACCAGCACGGAGCGCGGCTGGAGGCGGGCGAGATCATCCTGGCAGGATCGTTCACGCGCCCGATGTGGGTGTCGCGGGGCGACGACGTCTTCTGCGACTACGGACCGATGGGAACGATCTCGTGCCGCTTCGTCTGA
- a CDS encoding HpcH/HpaI aldolase/citrate lyase family protein, translating to MPLRLNPTFRTTLAASDRPLAGMWVCSGSPVAAEIAAGAGLDWLLLDMEHSATSLETVLTLLQVTAAYPVTPVVRVPWNDPVTIKQVLDLGAQNLIVPMVSSAAEARAAVAATRYPPEGIRGVGSALARSARWNRVDGYLTGAADHVSLTVQIETTAGVAAAADIAAVEGVDAIFVGPSDLSASMGLLGQQSHPDVVAAVHRVFAAARDAGTPIGVNAFDPAVAEAYLGAGADFVAVGADVALLARASEALAHRFTAPGSGERASY from the coding sequence GTGCCGCTTCGTCTGAACCCGACCTTCCGCACAACCCTCGCGGCATCCGATCGTCCCCTCGCCGGCATGTGGGTGTGCTCGGGCAGTCCGGTCGCCGCCGAGATCGCCGCCGGCGCGGGCCTCGACTGGCTGCTGCTCGACATGGAGCATTCCGCGACCTCGCTCGAGACAGTGCTCACGCTGCTGCAGGTCACGGCGGCCTACCCCGTGACCCCGGTGGTGCGCGTGCCGTGGAACGACCCCGTCACCATCAAGCAGGTGCTCGACCTCGGCGCCCAGAACCTCATCGTGCCGATGGTGTCGTCCGCCGCCGAGGCCCGGGCCGCCGTCGCCGCGACGCGTTATCCCCCCGAGGGAATCCGCGGTGTCGGAAGCGCGCTCGCCCGCAGCGCGCGCTGGAACCGCGTCGACGGCTACCTCACCGGTGCCGCCGATCACGTCTCGCTCACCGTGCAGATCGAGACGACAGCGGGTGTCGCCGCCGCCGCCGACATCGCCGCCGTCGAGGGAGTGGATGCCATCTTCGTCGGCCCCTCCGACCTCTCGGCATCCATGGGTCTCCTCGGCCAGCAGTCGCACCCCGACGTCGTGGCGGCGGTCCATCGCGTGTTCGCCGCGGCTCGGGATGCCGGGACCCCGATCGGCGTGAACGCCTTCGACCCCGCGGTGGCCGAGGCGTACCTCGGAGCGGGGGCCGACTTCGTGGCGGTGGGGGCCGACGTCGCGCTGCTCGCCCGCGCCTCCGAGGCTCTCGCGCATCGCTTCACCGCGCCCGGCAGCGGCGAACGCGCAAGTTATTGA
- a CDS encoding LuxR C-terminal-related transcriptional regulator, with amino-acid sequence MDDATGLPSPASRALVTEHERVVAEQADRHAVTLESVLAVLRSSRLDDRAARTLATETAAAALVALRTSTDRQRSALLEPVTGAFARLRGDLRPLVRHGDVDVQFVEPPKTGRALPGEVAHEARAIVRSAVLAILDRGDPHRVRIQWDCDGLNLLIGIRDDGEGRLTAHDDSLRPIVERVSALNGAFDVASTPGWGSELSVTLPLDPPPRPEFLDDAVDLSPREREVLSLVVDGSRNRAIATRLGISENTVKFHVSNLLRKAGVTTRAELVALAR; translated from the coding sequence ATGGACGACGCGACCGGACTTCCCTCTCCCGCCTCACGCGCGCTGGTCACCGAGCACGAGCGCGTCGTCGCGGAGCAAGCGGATCGGCACGCGGTGACCCTCGAGTCGGTGCTGGCCGTGCTGCGGTCGTCGCGGTTGGACGACCGTGCGGCGCGGACGCTGGCGACGGAAACCGCGGCGGCTGCCCTCGTGGCCCTGCGTACCTCCACCGATCGGCAGCGCAGCGCGCTCCTCGAGCCGGTGACGGGAGCGTTCGCGCGGTTACGGGGAGACCTGCGTCCCCTCGTGCGGCACGGAGATGTGGACGTCCAGTTCGTCGAGCCGCCGAAGACGGGGCGCGCCCTCCCCGGAGAAGTCGCTCACGAGGCGCGGGCGATCGTGCGCAGCGCCGTGCTGGCGATCCTCGATCGCGGCGACCCGCATCGGGTGCGGATCCAGTGGGACTGCGACGGTCTGAACCTGCTGATCGGCATCCGCGACGACGGCGAGGGGCGACTGACCGCTCACGATGACTCCCTCCGCCCGATCGTGGAACGGGTGAGCGCCCTCAACGGCGCCTTCGACGTCGCCTCGACGCCCGGGTGGGGGTCGGAGTTGTCGGTGACCTTGCCGCTCGACCCTCCGCCCCGGCCCGAGTTCCTCGACGACGCCGTCGATCTCAGCCCCCGCGAACGCGAGGTGCTGAGCCTCGTCGTCGACGGCTCGCGCAACCGTGCGATAGCGACACGCCTAGGGATCAGCGAGAACACCGTGAAGTTCCACGTGTCGAATCTGCTCCGCAAGGCGGGCGTGACCACCCGGGCAGAGCTCGTCGCGCTGGCGCGCTGA
- the hxlB gene encoding 6-phospho-3-hexuloisomerase has translation MTSRADTTVESSLARIAGEVASVVPALTAANDDLDRVLDVLTGGERVFVLGAGRSGLALRMTAMRLMHLGLDVCVVGDTTTPAIRAHDVLLTASGSGKTTGIVRAAETAADVGARIVAITTAADSPLGRAADALITVPAAAKLDRSGSASTQYAGGLFEQAVVLVGDAIFDALWHRSGLSADDLWPRHANLE, from the coding sequence ATGACCTCCCGCGCCGACACCACCGTCGAGTCTTCCCTCGCCCGGATCGCGGGGGAGGTGGCATCCGTCGTCCCTGCCCTCACGGCGGCGAACGACGATCTCGACCGCGTGCTCGACGTGCTCACCGGCGGCGAGCGTGTGTTCGTCCTCGGCGCCGGACGGTCGGGGCTGGCATTGCGCATGACCGCCATGCGTCTCATGCACCTCGGCCTCGACGTGTGCGTCGTCGGCGACACGACCACCCCCGCCATCCGCGCGCACGATGTTCTCCTGACGGCGAGCGGCTCGGGGAAGACGACGGGGATCGTCCGCGCGGCCGAGACCGCCGCCGACGTGGGCGCGCGCATCGTGGCGATCACCACGGCCGCCGACTCTCCCCTGGGCCGGGCCGCCGATGCCCTCATCACCGTCCCCGCCGCGGCGAAGCTCGATCGCTCGGGGTCGGCGTCGACGCAGTACGCGGGCGGACTCTTCGAGCAGGCGGTGGTTCTCGTCGGAGACGCGATCTTCGACGCCCTGTGGCACCGTTCGGGCCTCTCCGCCGACGACCTCTGGCCGCGCCACGCGAACCTCGAATGA
- a CDS encoding orotidine 5'-phosphate decarboxylase has protein sequence MKLQFAMDTLSTEAALDLAAAAAPHVDILELGTPLIKSEGLSAITAIKQAHPDKVVFADLKTMDAGELEADIAFTAGADLVTVLGSAGDSTIAGAVKAAKKHGKGVVVDLIGVADKPARAKEVVALGAEFVEMHAGLDEQAEEGFTFGTLLRDGEAAGVPFSVAGGVTVSSIADVQKSGAQVAVAGSAIYSAPDVGAAAAALRAAIV, from the coding sequence ATGAAACTGCAGTTCGCCATGGACACCCTCTCGACCGAAGCCGCCCTCGACCTGGCCGCCGCCGCGGCTCCGCACGTCGACATCCTCGAACTCGGCACCCCGCTCATCAAGAGCGAGGGACTCTCCGCCATCACCGCGATCAAGCAGGCGCACCCCGACAAGGTCGTCTTCGCCGACCTGAAGACGATGGATGCCGGTGAGCTCGAAGCCGACATCGCCTTCACCGCCGGCGCCGATCTGGTCACCGTGCTCGGTTCCGCCGGCGACAGCACGATCGCCGGAGCCGTCAAGGCCGCCAAGAAGCACGGCAAGGGCGTCGTGGTCGACCTCATCGGTGTGGCCGACAAGCCGGCCCGCGCCAAGGAGGTCGTCGCCCTCGGCGCCGAGTTCGTCGAGATGCACGCCGGCCTCGACGAGCAGGCCGAGGAAGGCTTCACGTTCGGCACCCTCCTCCGTGACGGTGAAGCGGCCGGGGTACCGTTCTCCGTCGCCGGCGGTGTCACCGTCTCGAGCATCGCCGACGTCCAGAAGTCGGGGGCGCAGGTCGCGGTGGCCGGCAGCGCGATCTACAGCGCGCCCGACGTGGGCGCCGCCGCGGCGGCTCTTCGCGCCGCGATCGTCTGA
- a CDS encoding cytochrome C5: protein MTESVLNDLLRRVTESGLLDDPQIDEDSVIGVGHLDAAGVEVEVDLDPEIDDEDEPDLDDILTNLKDILAVTEDRWRAIVDEVATEIEEAVDDDELSADIDLRTDLEAIGVGVFADAIIVVFAGQASFPDALVHVQLTPEELEVEDIEIIGDDDEDDAED from the coding sequence ATGACTGAGTCCGTGCTGAACGACCTCCTCCGCCGCGTCACCGAGAGCGGCCTGCTCGACGACCCCCAGATCGACGAAGACAGCGTCATCGGTGTCGGGCACCTGGATGCCGCGGGCGTCGAGGTGGAGGTCGACCTCGACCCCGAGATCGACGACGAGGACGAGCCTGACCTCGACGACATCCTGACGAACCTCAAGGACATCCTCGCGGTGACCGAGGACCGCTGGCGTGCGATCGTGGACGAGGTCGCCACCGAGATCGAGGAAGCGGTGGATGACGACGAGCTCAGCGCCGACATCGACCTGCGCACCGATCTGGAAGCGATCGGCGTGGGCGTGTTCGCCGACGCGATCATCGTGGTCTTCGCCGGTCAGGCCTCGTTCCCGGACGCGCTCGTGCACGTCCAGCTCACGCCGGAAGAGCTCGAGGTCGAGGACATCGAGATTATCGGCGACGACGACGAGGACGACGCCGAAGACTGA
- a CDS encoding bifunctional methylenetetrahydrofolate dehydrogenase/methenyltetrahydrofolate cyclohydrolase, translating into MTATILDGKAASADIKAELTERVAALREKGIVPGIATVLVGADPASQLYVGMKHKQSEAIGMNSIQVELPAEATQEEVEAVIDRLNADPDCHGYIVQLPLPKHIDTDAILERIDPAKDADGLHPTNLGRLVLNVNAPIHTPLPCTPRGVIELLLRNDYDLKGKEVVVVGRGVTIGRSIGLLLTRREINATVTLTHTGTADLSKHLREADVIVAAAGVKHIVRAEDVKPGAAVLDVGVTRETDPATGKSRVFGDVHPDVAEVAGFVSPNPGGVGPMTVALLMTNVVEAAERAAAD; encoded by the coding sequence ATGACGGCGACGATTCTCGACGGTAAGGCCGCCTCCGCGGACATCAAGGCGGAGCTCACCGAGCGGGTCGCGGCCCTGCGTGAGAAGGGGATCGTCCCGGGCATCGCCACGGTGCTCGTCGGAGCCGACCCGGCGTCGCAGCTGTACGTGGGCATGAAGCACAAGCAGTCCGAGGCGATCGGTATGAACTCCATCCAGGTGGAGCTGCCCGCCGAGGCCACGCAGGAAGAGGTCGAGGCCGTCATCGACCGCCTCAACGCCGACCCCGACTGCCACGGCTACATCGTGCAGCTGCCGCTGCCGAAGCACATCGACACCGATGCGATCCTCGAGCGCATCGACCCGGCGAAGGATGCCGATGGCCTCCACCCCACGAACCTCGGTCGTCTGGTGCTCAACGTCAACGCGCCGATCCACACGCCGCTGCCGTGCACGCCGCGCGGGGTCATCGAGCTGCTGTTGCGCAACGACTACGACCTGAAGGGCAAGGAGGTCGTCGTCGTCGGGCGCGGCGTGACGATCGGCCGCTCGATCGGTCTGCTGCTGACTCGCCGCGAGATCAACGCGACCGTCACCCTCACGCACACCGGCACCGCCGATCTGTCGAAGCACCTGCGTGAGGCCGACGTCATCGTCGCCGCCGCCGGAGTGAAGCACATCGTGCGCGCAGAGGACGTCAAGCCGGGTGCCGCGGTGCTCGACGTGGGCGTGACGCGCGAGACCGACCCCGCGACCGGGAAGTCGCGCGTCTTCGGCGACGTGCACCCCGACGTCGCCGAGGTCGCCGGTTTCGTGTCGCCGAACCCCGGTGGCGTCGGCCCGATGACCGTCGCGTTGCTCATGACGAACGTCGTCGAGGCTGCGGAGCGTGCTGCCGCCGACTGA